One genomic region from Argentina anserina chromosome 2, drPotAnse1.1, whole genome shotgun sequence encodes:
- the LOC126785119 gene encoding uncharacterized protein LOC126785119 produces MAVAGAHRIRGGSLTAAAAALSITKSKLSVKAGCPEVCKFLGISDPSDRSRSPTALMISKFIRLHNKQSPGIKDRNWEQNLNILLHGKDRVGLPEVTRLLSPEFTYSTIKSTSTDATAAYGQIEANKSKKIAGKVSKK; encoded by the exons ATGGCGGTTGCTGGCGCTCACAGGATAAGAGGAGGGTCTCTGACGGCGGCTGCCGCCGCTCTCTCCATCACGAAATCAAAGCTGAGTGTCAAGGCTGGCTGTCCAGAGGTGTGCAAATTTCTCGGCATTTCAGACCCATCTGACCGATCTCGATCTCCCACTGCTCTCATGATTTCCAAGTTCATCAGACTCCACAACAAGCAG AGTCCTGGAATCAAGGACCGGAATTGGGAGCAGAACCTGAATATACTATTGCACGGCAAAGATAGAGTTGGGTTGCCAGAGGTCACCAGATTGCTATCGCCGGAATTTACCTATTCCACTATCAAAAGCACAAGCACGGATGCAACAGCCGCTTATGGGCAGATCGAGGCCaacaaatcaaagaaaatagcAGGGAAGGTCAGCAAGAAGTAA
- the LOC126785115 gene encoding F-box protein SKIP31 isoform X1 produces MTISDDEGESLAQFLEEEILSEVSDQEEEEDVMIREPNPKRMCMTEDKPEIHKTKEEDKASCSSSSSTAIVRIDTGILTKIPPELFRHILKFLSSEDLIACSLVCRFLNQAASDESLWQRLYRMRWGLQPPTRKLRDCPWKHLYIKRDEEDMVDIGRNCPVEFKEYYVQMQAAKRSEAPLPSQVKVNDDGLILDKTVADQVSIWKRSKGLTDKVSTDHGCSGEKCTYYQVGDVFVCEKTGQVHVCDEFCREAVMDPANMLWVCQISGHCFDNVMSPQEGESDSEQQQEDPTDEPEPFMGSGRFARAYLLGYNCADEKELEATLRFL; encoded by the exons ATGACGATATCAGACGATGAAGGCGAGAGTCTGGCTCAATTTCTCGAGGAAGAGATCCTCTCTGAGGTCTCCGATCAG gaggaggaggaagatgtgatGATAAGGGAGCCCAACCCTAAGAGAATGTGTATGACTGAGGATAAGCCAGAGATtcacaaaaccaaagaagaagataaagcGAGctgctcttcatcttcttcaactgCCATTGTTAGAATTGATACCGGAATTTTGACCAAAATCCCACCTGAGCTGTTTCGTCACATCCTCAAGTTCCTATCTTCTGAGGATCTCATTGCTTGTTCACTCGTCTGTAGATTCCTGAATCAAGCAGCATCTGATGAATCCTTGTGGCAACGCTT GTATCGTATGCGATGGGGTCTTCAGCCTCCTACCAGAAAGCTAAGGGACTGTCCTTGGAAACACCTTTACATTAAG CGTGATGAAGAGGACATGGTAGATATTGGTAGAAATTGCCCGGTTGAGTTCAAGGAGTACTATGTCCAAATGCAAGCTGCCAAAAGAAGTGAAGCACCTCTTCCTTCACAG gTGAAAGTGAATGATGATGGGTTAATTCTTGACAAGACAGTTGCTGATCAAGTTTCCATCTGGAAAAGAAGTAAAGGCCTGACTGATAAGGTGTCAACCGATCATGGTTGTTCCGGTGAAAAGTGTACTTACTACCAAGTTGGAGATGTGTTTGTTTGCGAGAAGACTGGTCAGGTTCATG tATGTGATGAGTTTTGCAGAGAAGCTGTTATGGATCCGGCTAATATGCTTTGGGTCTGTCAAATATCTGGTCATTGCTTTGATAATGTAATGTCACCACAAGAAGGAGAGTCAGATTCA GAACAGCAGCAGGAAGATCCGACAGATGAGCCAGAACCATTCATGGGATCTGGCCGCTTTG CGCGAGCTTATTTGCTGGGATATAACTGCGCGGATGAGAAGGAGCTAGAAGCTACTTTGAGGTTCCTTTGA
- the LOC126785115 gene encoding F-box protein SKIP31 isoform X2 has product MTISDDEGESLAQFLEEEILSEVSDQEEDVMIREPNPKRMCMTEDKPEIHKTKEEDKASCSSSSSTAIVRIDTGILTKIPPELFRHILKFLSSEDLIACSLVCRFLNQAASDESLWQRLYRMRWGLQPPTRKLRDCPWKHLYIKRDEEDMVDIGRNCPVEFKEYYVQMQAAKRSEAPLPSQVKVNDDGLILDKTVADQVSIWKRSKGLTDKVSTDHGCSGEKCTYYQVGDVFVCEKTGQVHVCDEFCREAVMDPANMLWVCQISGHCFDNVMSPQEGESDSEQQQEDPTDEPEPFMGSGRFARAYLLGYNCADEKELEATLRFL; this is encoded by the exons ATGACGATATCAGACGATGAAGGCGAGAGTCTGGCTCAATTTCTCGAGGAAGAGATCCTCTCTGAGGTCTCCGATCAG gaggaagatgtgatGATAAGGGAGCCCAACCCTAAGAGAATGTGTATGACTGAGGATAAGCCAGAGATtcacaaaaccaaagaagaagataaagcGAGctgctcttcatcttcttcaactgCCATTGTTAGAATTGATACCGGAATTTTGACCAAAATCCCACCTGAGCTGTTTCGTCACATCCTCAAGTTCCTATCTTCTGAGGATCTCATTGCTTGTTCACTCGTCTGTAGATTCCTGAATCAAGCAGCATCTGATGAATCCTTGTGGCAACGCTT GTATCGTATGCGATGGGGTCTTCAGCCTCCTACCAGAAAGCTAAGGGACTGTCCTTGGAAACACCTTTACATTAAG CGTGATGAAGAGGACATGGTAGATATTGGTAGAAATTGCCCGGTTGAGTTCAAGGAGTACTATGTCCAAATGCAAGCTGCCAAAAGAAGTGAAGCACCTCTTCCTTCACAG gTGAAAGTGAATGATGATGGGTTAATTCTTGACAAGACAGTTGCTGATCAAGTTTCCATCTGGAAAAGAAGTAAAGGCCTGACTGATAAGGTGTCAACCGATCATGGTTGTTCCGGTGAAAAGTGTACTTACTACCAAGTTGGAGATGTGTTTGTTTGCGAGAAGACTGGTCAGGTTCATG tATGTGATGAGTTTTGCAGAGAAGCTGTTATGGATCCGGCTAATATGCTTTGGGTCTGTCAAATATCTGGTCATTGCTTTGATAATGTAATGTCACCACAAGAAGGAGAGTCAGATTCA GAACAGCAGCAGGAAGATCCGACAGATGAGCCAGAACCATTCATGGGATCTGGCCGCTTTG CGCGAGCTTATTTGCTGGGATATAACTGCGCGGATGAGAAGGAGCTAGAAGCTACTTTGAGGTTCCTTTGA
- the LOC126782901 gene encoding U-box domain-containing protein 15, which produces MVMDGESEGGEGGGGGGGGGVGEETEEDVIQSVESVIESAARLGEYRRTQRKECYNLLRRMKLLLPLLEEVRELEGPVPEKGVDWMLDLKKVLVMAKKLLKFCHHGSKIYLAIESEAVMVRFHGVHDKLTQTLDDLPDELCISDEVREQIDLMVMQLKRARKRTDTQDIELAMDVMVVLSNKDERNADSAIIERLAQKLELHTVEDLKIETSTIRNLIKERGGISAETSQQVIDLLNRFRLLAGMEQTNVVDEPVVPKMLKCPSLVIPHEFLCPITLEIMTDPVIVANGQTYDRESIQKWFDTNHRTCPKTRETLPHLSVAPNYALKNLILQWCEKNKFKLPVKEASPGQESSSTVNKEEISTLVEKLSSSQLEVQRKAATKIRLLSKENPENRILIAQSGGIPPLVQLLSYPDSKIQQHAVTALLNLSIEETNKKLITREEAIPAIIEVLKTGSTEARENSAAALFSLSMLDENKVTVGLSDGIPPLVDLLQNGTIRGKKDAATALFNLVLNQANKARAISAGIVPPLLKVLKDRNLGMVDESLSIFLLLASHPDGRQAIGELSFIETLVDFIREGTPKNKECATSVLLELGTNNSSFLLASLQYGVYEHLVEITNSGTNRAQRKARALLQLISKSEHV; this is translated from the exons ATGGTGATGGATGGAGAGAGTGAAGGAGGTGAAggtggaggaggtggaggtggaggtggcGTCGGAGAGGAAACGGAGGAAGATGTGATCCAATCGGTGGAGAGCGTGATTGAATCGGCGGCGAGGTTAGGAGAGTACAGAAGAACGCAGAGGAAAGAATGTTATAACCTTCTAAGGCGTATGAAGCTTTTGTTGCCGCTGTTGGAAGAGGTACGAGAGCTCGAAGGCCCGGTTCCGGAGAAGGGTGTCGATTGGATGCTGGATTTGAAGAAGGTGCTCGTTATGGCTAAGAAATTGCTCAAGTTTTGTCACCACGGCAGCAAAATTTATCTG GCAATTGAAAGTGAGGCAGTCATGGTTAGATTTCATGGGGTTCATGACAAACTCACTCAGACATTGGATGATTTGCCTGATGAGCTTTGTATCTCAGATGAAGTTAGAGAGCAG ATTGACCTCATGGTGATGCAACTTAAACGAGCAAGGAAGCGAACAGATACGCAAGATATAGAACTTGCAATGGATGTAATGGTGGTATTGTCGAATAAAGATGAGAGAAATGCAGATAGTGCCATAATAGAGAGGCTGGCGCAAAAGCTAGAGCTGCATACAGTAGAGGACCTGAAAATAGAAACTAGTACTATAAGGAACCTTATTAAAGAAAGAGGAGGGATTAGTGCAGAAACTTCTCAGCAAGTCATTGATCTTCTTAACAGATTCAGACTACTTGCAGGAATGGAACAAACCAATGTTGTCGATGAACCTGTTGTACCGAAAATGCTCAAGTGCCCATCTCTGGTGATCCCTCATGAGTTTCTTTGTCCAATCACGCTGGAAATAATGACTGATCCTGTGATTGTTGCAAATGGACAG ACATATGACAGAGAAAGCATACAGAAGTGGTTCGACACCAATCACCGGACATGTCCAAAAACGAGGGAAACTCTGCCTCACCTGTCAGTAGCACCAAACTATGCCCTCAAAAATCTAATCCTCCAGTGGTGTGAGAAGAACAAGTTCAAGCTTCCAGTAAAGGAAGCATCCCCGGGTCAGGAAAGCTCCTCCACCGTGAACAAAGAGGAGATTTCAACCCTAGTTGAAAAGCTATCTTCCAGTCAATTAGAAGTGCAGCGAAAGGCTGCCACTAAAATTCGTTTGCTCTCAAAAGAGAATCCCGAGAACAGAATTTTGATTGCACAAAGTGGAGGAATCCCACCCTTAGTGCAACTTCTTTCCTATCCAGactctaaaattcaacagCATGCAGTGACAGCTCTACTGAACTTATCTATCGAAGAGACAAACAAGAAGCTCATAACCAGAGAAGAGGCCATTCCAGCCATCATAGAAGTCCTAAAGACTGGAAGCACAGAAGCTAGAGAGAACTCTGCAGCAGCATTGTTTAGCTTATCGATGCTTGATGAGAACAAAGTAACAGTAGGATTATCAGACGGGATTCCACCATTAGTAGATTTATTGCAAAATGGGACAATAAGAGGTAAAAAAGATGCTGCCACTGCCTTGTTCAACTTAGTATTGAACCAAGCTAACAAGGCAAGGGCCATCAGTGCTGGTATTGTGCCGCCTCTACTCAAGGTTCTCAAAGACAGAAACTTGGGGATGGTGGATGAGTCTCTCTCCATCTTCTTGCTTCTGGCATCACACCCAGATGGACGGCAAGCCATCGGAGAGCTCTCATTCATTGAAACGCTAGTAGACTTTATCCGAGAAGGAACCCCCAAGAACAAGGAATGTGCAACATCAGTGCTGCTTGAGTTGGGAACAAACAATTCATCTTTCTTACTGGCCTCACTCCAGTATGGAGTATATGAGCATCTGGTTGAGATCACAAATAGCGGAACCAATAGAGCTCAAAGGAAGGCAAGAGCTCTCTTACAACTCATAAGCAAATCCGAACACGTTTAA
- the LOC126782902 gene encoding ABC transporter E family member 2, whose amino-acid sequence MSDRLTRIAIVSSDRCKPKKCRQECKKSCPVVKTGKLCIEVTTAAKIAFISEELCIGCGICVKKCPFEAIQIINLPKDLDKDTTHRYGVNTFKLHRLPVPRPGQVLGLVGTNGIGKSTALKVLAGKLKPNLGRFNNPPDWQEILTYFRGSELQNYFTRILEDNLKAIIKPQYVDHIPKAVHGNVGEVLNQKDERGVKEELCRDLELNQVIDRNVGDLSGGELQRFAIAVVCIQNAEIYMFDEPSSYLDVKQRLKAAQVVRSLLRPNSYVIVVEHDLSVLDYLSDFICCLYGKPGAYGVVTLPFSVREGINIFLAGFVPTENLRFRDESLTFKVAETPQETAEEIETYARYKYPTMTKTQGNFRLHVMEGEFTDSQIIVMLGENGTGKTTFIRMLAGLLKPDSQDSDVEIPEFNVSYKPQKISPKFQHTVRHLLHSKIRDSYTHPQFMSDVMKPLLIEQLMDQEVVNLSGGELQRVALCLCLGKPADIYLIDEPSAYLDSEQRIVASKVIKRFILHAKKTAFVVEHDFIMATYLADRVIVYEGKPSIDCTANCPQSLLTGMNLFLSHLDITFRRDPTNFRPRINKMNSTKDREQKNAGSYYYLDD is encoded by the exons ATGTCGGACCGGTTAACTCGTATAGCTATTGTGAGCTCTGACAGATGCAAGCCCAAAAAGTGCCGCCAGGAATGCAAAAAGAGCTGTCCTGTCGTTAAGACTG GGAAGCTATGTATCGAGGTTACTACCGCAGCTAAAATTGCTTTTATCTCCGAAGAGTTGTGCATTGGGTGTGGTATTTGTGTTAAG AAATGCCCGTTTGAGGCGATTCAGATTATTAACTTGCCAAAGGATTTGGACAAAGATACCACTCATCGTTATGGGGTTAACACCTTCAAGTTGCACAG GTTACCAGTCCCAAGGCCTGGCCAAGTTCTTGGTTTGGTTGGAACTAATGGAATTGGGAAGTCAACTGCCCTCAAAGTATTGGCTGGAAAACTGAAACCAAATTTAGGCCGTTTCAAT AATCCTCCAGATTGGCAGGAAATCTTGACCTACTTCCGTGGATCTGAGTTGCAGAATTATTTCACCCGAATTCTGGAAGACAATTTGAAG GCCATTATAAAGCCCCAGTATGTAGATCACATTCCAAAGGCCGTTCATGGAAATGTAGGGGAGGTTCTCAACCAGAAAGATGAGAGGGGTGTGAAGGAAGAATTGTGTCGTGACCTTGAACTGAACCAGGTTATTGATCGTAATGTGGGGGATTTATCAGGTGGAGAGCTTCAAAGGTTTGCCATTGCTGTTGTTTGCATACAAAATGCAGagatatatatgtttgatGAGCCTTCAAGTTATCTTGATGTGAAACAAAGGCTCAAAGCTGCCCAAGTTGTTCGATCGTTGCTTAGGCCTAATAG CTATGTAATTGTTGTGGAGCATGATTTGAGTGTCCTGGATTACTTATCGGACTTTATCTGCTGTTTGTATGGGAAACCGGGTGCATATGGAGTTGTAACCCTTCCGTTCTCAGTTAGAGAAGGAATCAATATCTTTTTGGCTGGATTTGTTCCTACTGAAAACCTGAGGTTTCGTGATGAATCACTGACCTTTAAG GTTGCTGAGACTCCACAGGAGACTGCTGAGGAAATTGAGACATATGCACGGTATAAGTACCCAACAATGACAAAAACACAGGGAAATTTCAGGCTTCATGTGATGGAGGGTGAATTCACTGATTCACAGATTATTGTCATGCTCGGTGAGAATGGAACAGGGAAAACAACATTCATTCGTATGCTG GCTGGTTTATTGAAACCTGATAGTCAAGATTCCGATGTGGAAATTCCTGAATTTAATGTATCGTATAAACCGCAGAAGATCAGTCCAAAGTTTCAACACACTGTCAGACACTTGTTACATTCAAAAATTCGTGACTCGTATACTCATCCCCAGTTTATGTCAGACGTGATGAAGCCTCTTCTTATTGAGCAACTAATGGATCAAGAAGTTGTAAATCTCTCTGGTGGAGAGTTGCAAAGGGTTGCATTGTGTTTGTGCCTTGGAAAG CCAGCTGACATTTATCTGATTGATGAACCGAGTGCGTATCTAGATTCTGAGCAGCGTATTGTTGCTTCAAAAGTCATAAAGAGGTTTATCCTGCATGCCAAGAAAACTGCATTTGTGGTTGAGCACGATTTTATCATGGCTACGTACTTGGCAGATAGAGTTATTGTCTATGAAGGGAAGCCGTCCATTGACTGTACTGCAAATTGTCCGCAGTCATTGCTGACTGGAATGAATCTCTTTTTATCT CATCTGGATATCACATTTAGACGAGACCCTACAAACTTTCGTCCAAGAATCAACAAAATGAACTCAACAAAGGACAGAGAACAAAAGAATGCTGGCTCCTACTATTACTTGGATGATTGA